CGATTTTAAGACATGCTTTAATCATTCACAAATCCTCGTCTGAATTCTGTTAGTTCGAGTTAACCTTTAATATATACTGTTTTGAGCTTCTGCGTGTACCATCGATTCATAGTAAGTTTGTGTTGAATTTTTTATGGGCCGTAGAGCTAATTAGAATGATCAGACACTGATATGCACTACAAACACATGTAGCTGGTAACATTTTGCACAATCTTGTTGGGATTTTGACATCCAAATGCCAAGTTTTATTTGCGTATTTTCTTTGTAAAAATTCTTACTTTACTAAAATTGTGACTACTGACTAGTATCTGAACAAAGCTGTTTTCCTCACCGGAGTTTTTGACATCCAAGTGCGACTTTAGTTGGTGAAGATTTCTTGTCTAGTTGTTTAATATCCCTATCCTGCTTCGGTTTGTGGGAGGAATTTGATGTGGTTTACTAAGGTACATAATAGATTCCACTGGCACCTGGGGTTAGTTGTTTTAGTAGTTCAGGAACCAATACAAAATAATTGCAAGAAAAGTTTACTGTTGAGAGTTTTACTGCCTCGGATATATAAAAGTTATTGTTAGTACACGTTATTCTTATTATTCGGAACTAGAACTGGTTTATGCTGTTCTAACTTGTattttgttgggtgcaataattgtctttgcttggtagagtgatcgaaccgtggtgcttgtgctgctgtacggtttaaaagatttgagttgcaccattaccactagctatagcttttggtaaaacgtcaagcgctcggtcctacaattcgtatcagagccaaggtcacgggttcgattcccatttgATTGCAAAGAGtgtaattattgggagggagattgttgggtgtaataattgtctttgcttggtagagcgatcaaaccgtggtgcttgtgctgccgtgcggtttaaaatatttgacttgcaccattaccactagctatagcttttggtaaagcggcaaacgTTCGGTCCTTCATACTTAGTGAATGATTTTGGCCTATTCCTAATGCCAAGTGTGTTCAACAATGAGCTTAGCAGATTCCATCATGAACAAGTGGTGATTCGGGAAGAAACCTGAGACATAAAAAGCATTAATGCTTGAGACTAGAATAAATTAGCTTTACTTTGGGAGCGAAACATGGTCCCGATCACTATATTCTCTTCCGATAAAGTTTGTAGATTGTAATAAGATTAAGAAGGATTTTCAAAGTGTGGAACTTCTTGGAAACTGATGAGATTTTCTGTGATGTAATTTTCTTGAATCGCAACCGGCTTTCAAAGCGTGGCAAACTTGGGAAGAAGTTCTCGTGTCAGGTTTATAGCAAGAAACCTATAGGTTGACTCGCTCGGATGAATGCTATCCCAGAACAAGTACTTCGATGGATTTAAACAAATGGGAATTAATCCATTACACAGAGGTCCTGCTTCCAGTAATCCACTACCGCAGCACCCTCTTCTAGTTTCCTCAAATCCTGCAAACACAATTTAACATTTTCCCATGTCAATGTACTAGACAGAGAGTAAATATGAAATCTTATAAACCGTGTAGCAGCAGTTCCTGCAGGACTTTCAGTTGTGACTGCCATATTTCTGATCCGCTAGATCACTATAGTTCATGTATCTCATACGGATCATCAGCATCCTACATCCTACAGCTAAATAAGGAACAATAGCAGATTTTGAAGCACCGTTACCATATTTATGTGGGTTGTTGATCATGTGTATTATAGGACCATATATGTCTGCATACAAGATTTTACTCCCACGAAGCTGCACCTCTATTCGTGGTAGCAGTTTCTTTAGTTTGCCGTTGTAAGATTTGGCATCTTTGTTCTCTATGTCAATGCAACTTCTGAGCAGCGGAGATTTAGCCGTCATTTGTATCGGTAGGCAACCTACTGGAGGAAGCCCTGATACAACCATTTTCCTACACCCAAGATGATACAGTTCCTGAAATAGTACCACGgtataaataaaatttcaagataTATAATCAGTGGCGGAGCCACATGCCGGGTAGCCAAATTTTAGTTTGGataaatcaatttaaaatattaaaagattttggAGTTCAAAATTCTAATTCATGGCTCCGCCACTATATATAATGCCAAGAAAGTATATTATTACGGAGGACATGAGACGACACGTCGTTGATACTTCAGTATATCTGTATGTATCGGTTGTGTGGCTAATAACTGGTGCACATTTAAGAGTCGTAGATATTATAATAAAGGTAGCATGTAGACCAAGTTAGAATAGTCTTTAGCATGTAGACCAAGTTAGACTAGTCTTTCTTCTCGCATatttagattgatattgatatatttgaAGTTGGTGATTTCATTCCCGTGATAACAAATATATTGGTTtgtttgaaaaatctattttacaatagatttcaaatctcAAATAGACATGTGCTAATTTTAAATTCGTTCATGCAGTCATTTCAAAATCATCTCTTAAAAAATTTGAACGCAACCTCAATTTATTCACTTATTTATATAAATGGCCATGGATTTTAATTGCAGAACAGTTATCAGCAATCGGAAAATAACCAAGTTCGACAAATAATTTCAGAGCCAAAATCAAAAATGAAGTACTAAAAGAGAGTGGGGGTGAGCCTTAACCTTAACCAGTTTTTGCAGTTTCTTTAGCAGGAAATCTTGATACTCGTTGACACTGAACTGAAACCTTCTTGTTGGTATATCATAATAGTTAAAAACGAAGTCATTTGTGCCTGCGCTGACAATAACCAAAGCATTACTCATAAATCTCGAGGCATTCGCTTCCCCAAGAATATTCTTGACTCTGTTGACATATTCCTTCAAGTACACCGGCTGCTTCGATACCGGTATCACCAGTGAAACCAATGAGGTCAGCTCGTCGTACCCTGATCCTGCCGATGCAAAGCTCACTCCGGTGAGTATTTCCTCGTTGGAAAGATTAGGTTGCAAGAATGGAGGGACGGTTTCCTTCAGGCCTTGCATTGATGCCAACATGTCGGTTACGAGTTTTCCATCCGAAAATCTACCTGTCGGGATGTTTCCAGGGAAATCCACCCCATATGGGGGATGATCCCCTCTGAACAAGGTTGTTATGTAGTTGTTGTTGCCAGGATCCACGGTGGAATCGCCGAAAACAAGAATGGATGGGAACTTCGGTTCCGTTTCGCCCTTGCATAGTTCTATGATGATTGTGAACAACAACAAAGTAATAGGTGCCATTGTTCGGAATAAAGTTTTCGTGGCGATTGTCAGAAAGGATGTGCACATTTTTATACGAAAATTTTGGACTGTTTCAATGTGTAAAGAAGGAAAAAATGTGTAGGCTTTGTTGTCTCCATTGAAAATTTGTATTGGATTTTTGTGTGTTATCCtcgtgaaattttttttttgggaatggGTACTACAATATACAGACATGCATGTTTATGTAAATCTTGATCGGTCACTGACACCGACTGCAATATGTCTTTTAACTtatctttattcgtgagacgaatcaattttacacatatttataataaaaataatattttagacataaaaaataatattttttcatgaatgacacaAATAGAATATATGTATCataaaattgactcgtgagacTGTTTCACTTGAATTTTTGTTTTGGAAAATATAATTTGCTTATCTAAATTGAAGCCAAAGATAGTAGTTTAAGCTAAGGGAGTGAGATTACTTATATTTTGGGACGTGACTTTTAGATTGATTTTTTACTAAATTTTGTGAATGATCTGATTGAAGCAACTTTGAGAGATTTTGGGAGTCTTTCAAAATTAGAGAtttccaagtttttttttttggtttcgaTTGGATTCGAGTTCatattttattcaatttttaacATGTTTTAATTGTGTATCGAGCCGGATAAAtagttaaaatataataaatataagatGAAATGCATAAATTTTATGTTAGGAAGGTTTTTTCACAGGAATAATAATTTCAGGCAGTCTAAAAAAATAATCTGGAAACTTTAATATCTTATCTTATTGAatcttattaaaataaataaatcttaCCTTTGTTATTTTGCtcgtttttttaaaagaaaaaaaaaattatttatttcaagttaatatttattgtataaAGTGTCATACTAAGATTATTTACAAGTTTTGTATTATTAAAAGTAATAAATTAATCTTTTTAATAAATATCGTATTTACAATAAATAACGacaaaacttatgtgagacggccTCACGGgtcggatcgtatttgtgagacagatctcttatttgggccattcatgaaaaaaatactatttttttgctaagagtattactttttattgtgaatattggtaaagttgaccagtctcacagattaagatccgtgagacggtctcacatgagacccactcataaATAACATAGCTGTAAAAAAATGTTTAATGCCTGTTCATTATCTCAATTAATGCTCATATTAGTTGTATTCAAACTCTAAAATTAATTATCTGTGGCCGTTTGGTAAATAGTGCATGAATTCTTAATTAATTTGTTAttaatattcattattattattatattaaagatGATATTTACAATCCACAATTTGTTAAATAAATACACTCCATTTTAACTTATTAAGCTAAAGACAAAACTAcccttaatatttttttcagttCCACCATAAAAATAAACACTTTTAAATCATAATTTTTAAAcgttcatttattttaaattttgttaaaaaaattatattaattaaaaataattttatcacgaaaaatataataatttaaactgATGAAAATTCCAACTTTATGTTGTTAACTAAAccgaatttaattttaaaatttttgaaattattcaTTTTCTTAACCAATTTCTCGATGCCAACAAGTGTGATCGACAATATTTAAAGAGCACTAACACttgctttttaaaatatatagaaaaattatcTTTACTTGTCACTCAATAATTAATCATTTTCTTCGAGAGTGAAATGGAATTGATTGTGTAGAACAATTTACAAGATTATATGATTGGTTAATATTATGATACATAATATTAAAGTTATAcgctttattttaattttttttccaaatcatccatttaaaatattatattttttatttttaatcccAAATACAAacaataatttataaaattaatacaaaattttatcaaaaataaaaataaatagtgGTGCCtaaaaattatgttttaaaaGTGTTAATTTTTTTGGTGGAACTAAAAAAACATTAAGAATAATTCTATCCATTTCCATGCAAAAAGTTAAACTGAGGGGTATTTAACATAATTTATATGCACACTGAACGACTGAAGCAACCGAATTAGATTCATCAACAACAGGTAACATAagtgaattattattattattattattattattattattattattattattattattattatagttcAGACATACATCCAACCTTACTTTTAGCTGATttcttaaaataataataataataataattcaattcGAGGTAATTATCAAAGTAATGGTTGTTCGACAAGGGAATAACAGTTTGTCGAAACATATTTTGATACCATCCGAAAATTAATATTCATCGAGTTACATACGAATTTGTTAACATAATCATTTCAAATATGATAAATAGCTTCGATCGAGTATTACGTTAGAAAACATCTACTATATAAACATATACTATAAATACTGAAATTTGAATATTACATATGAAAACTTCTTTGTAAATAACAAGTGGTGCATACACGTATTGCGTGCTTTtgaaatcttttatttttttttaacaattttctAGAATTTAGTCAATATTTTTCAGTTAGTTTGATTTCTCTTAAAAGGAAgtaatatcataattatacatatTAAGCATGTTGGTCCCACGTGTAGCAACTTTagataataatatgaaaataaaatataaaactggacaccgagatttatgtagaaaatttcgaaaagttattagggtaaaaaccacggacaacatgaaaagaa
This Primulina eburnea isolate SZY01 chromosome 2, ASM2296580v1, whole genome shotgun sequence DNA region includes the following protein-coding sequences:
- the LOC140823076 gene encoding GDSL esterase/lipase At2g31550-like gives rise to the protein MCTSFLTIATKTLFRTMAPITLLLFTIIIELCKGETEPKFPSILVFGDSTVDPGNNNYITTLFRGDHPPYGVDFPGNIPTGRFSDGKLVTDMLASMQGLKETVPPFLQPNLSNEEILTGVSFASAGSGYDELTSLVSLVIPVSKQPVYLKEYVNRVKNILGEANASRFMSNALVIVSAGTNDFVFNYYDIPTRRFQFSVNEYQDFLLKKLQKLVKELYHLGCRKMVVSGLPPVGCLPIQMTAKSPLLRSCIDIENKDAKSYNGKLKKLLPRIEVQLRGSKILYADIYGPIIHMINNPHKYGFEETRRGCCGSGLLEAGPLCNGLIPICLNPSKYLFWDSIHPSESTYRFLAINLTRELLPKFATL